CTCCGTCTTTTCCCGGATAGATCATGCGCAAAAATCTCTTGTGTTTCTCGCTGTAAAGATGTTGATCGATTGCCTTTTTAATCTGTGTCGCAGTCTGTCTGTATAATAGTGCCTTTTCGGTATGATAAAATATGTCAGAAAGGTTTGCAGCGGCCATTAGTCCGCCATATACGGTGGCCGTTGTAAAGGATAGTATACCACGCCTTTCTTCCCACAGGTCATAGGAGGGAAGTGGCAGCCCCGTCTGTTCATCCCGATAACTCACAAGAAAATCTGCTGCCTTTTCGATAAAGGAATGATAGAGGGGACGTATCACCTCAATCTTTCTGTACAGGTCATAGTATTGCCATATTGTCCAGAGAATCAAGGCCGTTTCATCTTCCTGGATCGGTACATGGATCTCTTCACCCTTTACCCAGGGGTGCCAGGAGCTGCCAAAAGAACCATCTGGATTGTATTTATGCAATAAAAATCCATCTTCCACCATAACGCTTGCACAGAAATTGTAGGGTGTGATTACATTTGCGCAAAAGTTAAAAAAATTTCGGCATGTGGTAGTATAACCCGCCTTCATCAGTGCATAGGATACCAGCGCACCATCTCTTGGCCACATATAACTATAGGTATCCTTTGCATATTGCCGAATGTCCGAATCGTTTGCAGCGATAATGGCGCCGCCACTATCGATCTGCGTCATAAGGATCAGCAGGCTCCTCTTGAAAAGATCAACCACATCGGTTGGAAGGTTTCCAAAGTTGAATTCTTCTTTGTTTACCCAATGGTGCCAATAACTTGCCGTCCTGTTCAATATCTTTTGTGGTTTTTCCCTTAAAATAATGTCATTCAGATCATTAATCTCTCCGTAATTCCTGCCTGCAGCAATCCAATAATAAACAACAGACTCTCCAAGAGGTGGAATTTTTAATGAAATACCGATTGTAGAGTCTACGGACCCCTGTGCTATGGGGTTTCCACCCAGAATGCCATCTTCGGCATCACGCCATGTCCCCTCGGCACCCCGATGCCTTTTAATCCCTGTTGCGTATTCTCTTACACCCCACACATCTCCAGCAGAACAGTTTATTAAGAAATACCGGGGTCCTTTGTAGTGGATGAGACAATTCAGCTTTGCATCATAAAATACCGTGTCACCAACCTCATTCTCCATTACACTCAGGTCTTGATGGAAAAAAAGCCGGACGTCTCTTTCTTTGTTTTTTAGATTCAGAATCGTTACCTTGCGCATATAGATATTCTTCTCGAAATCTACAACATCGTTGCAGGCAAGCTGGATGCCCAGATTTTCATGAAACGCCCGGACGTTGGTTACGAGGGTTTCTTTCTGATATCCTAAGGCAAGCTTCCAATCCCGTGCATTGACCCACGAATACCCTTCATGTGTCCATACACCGAATCTGCTTGGATTTCCCAGTGCATGATTTTCCTTTCCCACACGTGG
This portion of the Candidatus Brocadia sp. genome encodes:
- a CDS encoding glycoside hydrolase family 15 protein, yielding MPRDIPVGNGSLLVAFDADYTIRDLYYPRVGKENHALGNPSRFGVWTHEGYSWVNARDWKLALGYQKETLVTNVRAFHENLGIQLACNDVVDFEKNIYMRKVTILNLKNKERDVRLFFHQDLSVMENEVGDTVFYDAKLNCLIHYKGPRYFLINCSAGDVWGVREYATGIKRHRGAEGTWRDAEDGILGGNPIAQGSVDSTIGISLKIPPLGESVVYYWIAAGRNYGEINDLNDIILREKPQKILNRTASYWHHWVNKEEFNFGNLPTDVVDLFKRSLLILMTQIDSGGAIIAANDSDIRQYAKDTYSYMWPRDGALVSYALMKAGYTTTCRNFFNFCANVITPYNFCASVMVEDGFLLHKYNPDGSFGSSWHPWVKGEEIHVPIQEDETALILWTIWQYYDLYRKIEVIRPLYHSFIEKAADFLVSYRDEQTGLPLPSYDLWEERRGILSFTTATVYGGLMAAANLSDIFYHTEKALLYRQTATQIKKAIDQHLYSEKHKRFLRMIYPGKDGEYEIDATIDASLYGMFAFNVYDANDIKIQNTMKAIEEALWVRTKIGGIARYEYDQYQRVGNDDTIPGNPWIICTMWLAQYYVSTAKSVEDLERVVNYLRWTVSRALPSGVLAEQINPFTGEPVSVSPLTWSHATVVQTVMDYLEKMQELHTCDRCGRSIFRYDRAGRQQVKKHSPTYSGVISDQEHIQYLDQVNVKKDSEYITVGIDQRRCVGCGICVENSNGVIDVVEDKAKIIAEKATGWDIKPGFEKCCPLGAITVEKK